The Candidatus Hydrogenedens sp. genome has a window encoding:
- a CDS encoding DUF4340 domain-containing protein: MNIKKMMIILVVVLVVLVALVLMKQAKKAERPSIIEQAKFEKLIPENLKVDNIVRVELYTGAKTDEKVVLKKDGDKWRVSSHFNSPAKKETVEDYLDKVVKLQGEMRAEVPTDDALADYNLKDDQAFHLDIFTSAEGEPALKLLVGKSPNYQLTFVRKAGERKIYDGGVNFRQEAGIYGDDASKAPGPDRWLDKDILKVEKDKITRLAYEMPDKKLIFERKEKEVPQEQPSGNADEGAKEGAKEGEQQPKKKEYEWVLVQGGTGEKHKETGLQNLLGRFANLTASSIVDPAKKADWGLESPAFKLTISREGESDVVLEAGRPNPAQNGYIRVASNSEDIVYELSKYTFEQIFPKGQDLFDLPTLNLDKDKIQQVTIEQPEGKVVVQKEGNDWKVVEPVIDLNVQMTTLNTLASALASWKAADYADNDVNVGEFNKTITFKAGEETHTFKLAETARSIDGIYATLDDKPMRLVMNRIDANKVLLKPRDVYELKILDFATDKVTSLEIKEGDVAQTLKKGEGGDWILVAQDGKETKLVNANVGELLNSLSGLQGEDIRPDLDWKSFSPTYTMRINITDTEPLDFSIGQGPGDKIVATVPRRKAIVQIAQDRWEQIKNAINKAREPKPEETKTEQPSPQQPQEGTASPTGTETEASSTGQPAEQPSLDNTTQSVEVPIGTSN, translated from the coding sequence ATGAATATTAAAAAGATGATGATAATTCTTGTAGTTGTGCTTGTAGTTCTTGTGGCACTTGTTCTTATGAAGCAAGCAAAAAAGGCAGAAAGACCTTCAATTATTGAGCAAGCCAAATTTGAGAAGTTAATACCTGAAAATTTAAAAGTAGATAATATCGTCCGTGTAGAACTATATACCGGTGCGAAAACCGATGAAAAAGTTGTTCTCAAAAAAGATGGAGATAAATGGCGTGTAAGCAGTCATTTTAATTCACCGGCGAAAAAGGAGACAGTAGAAGATTATCTGGATAAAGTAGTAAAACTGCAAGGTGAGATGCGTGCCGAAGTGCCAACTGATGATGCTCTGGCAGATTACAATTTGAAGGATGACCAGGCATTTCATCTGGATATTTTTACCTCAGCCGAAGGGGAACCTGCTTTGAAATTGTTAGTTGGCAAATCTCCAAATTATCAATTGACATTTGTTCGTAAAGCAGGGGAACGAAAGATATACGACGGGGGTGTTAACTTCCGTCAGGAGGCAGGTATTTATGGAGATGATGCAAGTAAAGCACCCGGTCCTGACCGCTGGTTGGATAAAGATATATTGAAAGTTGAAAAGGATAAGATTACGCGGCTTGCTTATGAAATGCCGGACAAGAAATTAATTTTTGAGCGAAAAGAAAAAGAAGTTCCACAGGAACAACCTTCGGGAAATGCCGATGAAGGGGCAAAAGAAGGGGCTAAGGAAGGGGAACAGCAACCCAAGAAAAAAGAATATGAATGGGTTCTTGTTCAGGGAGGAACAGGTGAGAAACATAAAGAAACAGGTTTACAAAATTTGTTAGGACGATTTGCTAATTTAACCGCATCCTCTATTGTTGACCCTGCCAAGAAAGCAGATTGGGGGCTTGAATCGCCCGCATTTAAATTGACCATTTCAAGAGAAGGGGAATCCGATGTTGTTTTAGAAGCCGGTAGACCCAATCCTGCTCAAAACGGTTATATTCGGGTAGCCAGTAACTCCGAAGATATTGTTTATGAACTTAGCAAATATACCTTTGAACAAATTTTCCCGAAAGGACAGGATTTATTTGACCTGCCTACTTTAAACCTCGATAAAGATAAAATTCAGCAGGTTACAATTGAACAACCTGAAGGGAAAGTTGTCGTTCAGAAGGAAGGAAATGACTGGAAAGTGGTTGAACCTGTGATAGATTTAAATGTTCAGATGACCACATTAAATACATTGGCTTCCGCTTTAGCATCGTGGAAGGCAGCAGATTATGCGGATAACGATGTAAATGTAGGTGAGTTTAATAAAACAATCACATTTAAGGCAGGTGAAGAAACACATACTTTTAAATTAGCAGAGACAGCCCGTTCCATTGATGGTATATATGCAACGCTTGACGATAAGCCTATGCGATTGGTGATGAATCGGATTGATGCCAATAAGGTGTTATTGAAACCCCGTGATGTATATGAACTGAAAATTTTGGATTTTGCAACAGATAAGGTTACATCCTTAGAAATAAAAGAAGGGGATGTTGCTCAGACCTTAAAGAAAGGTGAAGGTGGTGATTGGATATTGGTGGCTCAAGATGGAAAAGAGACCAAGTTAGTAAATGCAAATGTAGGGGAATTATTAAATTCGCTTAGTGGACTTCAAGGAGAAGATATTCGCCCTGACCTGGATTGGAAATCTTTTTCTCCGACATATACTATGCGAATAAATATTACGGATACAGAACCTCTGGACTTTTCAATAGGGCAGGGACCTGGGGATAAAATAGTTGCAACGGTTCCCCGTCGGAAAGCCATTGTCCAGATTGCTCAAGATCGTTGGGAACAAATCAAAAATGCTATAAATAAAGCGCGTGAGCCCAAACCTGAAGAAACAAAGACAGAACAGCCATCACCACAACAACCGCAAGAAGGAACGGCATCCCCAACAGGGACAGAAACAGAAGCATCTTCTACAGGTCAACCTGCGGAACAGCCGTCCTTAGATAATACAACGCAATCAGTAGAAGTGCCTATAGGGACATCTAATTAG
- a CDS encoding Gldg family protein yields MRNILCIYRRDLASYFTSPIGYIFIIVFITISVGLYITSFFSFPVADMRPYFENLPLILCVFIPAITMRLWAEERKENTWEMLLTFPMKASELVLGKFLSALTVFAISLAMTFTVPVMLKNLGNPDMGAIIGGYFGTLLLASCFLALGIFFSGFCKDQIVAFVITLLTCLLLFLLGTSFIASYIDDKLPGLGSLFSNLLGVFKHFGSFTKGVIDLADVIFFLVWTVLFLVLNIMYIDQRNRPGAKMMFTVAVAVCVAIGLMFNFLMVGTSLKRFDLTEDKIYTVSESSAKILRQVEVPVQVNVYISPQESMPTAMKDLEQNIKDKLEELKIAAGGKLNYKTIYLDVSNLFSDQDEMFAQEKKKNETEEETVERRLLDKGVKPFNVRAISQDEVTNKLVYSSIGVAYKDKPEEIIPQIVPENIQELEYRIVSTVYKLTRTKAPIVALVAPKEAINIDPQMRQMLQQMGQQIPQSEDPYVYLEEILRQEKYDVRRVDMTKESPLPEEYDTLVVVNPRSFNDRQRWEINRALRSGKSVVLAVQTYEWDYRATPRGNTVSKREEKPEINPLLENYGLKVSEDILMDENSVTLNVQGGGDLMSQLVGQPFRLPMHILVTHESMDQETSITNRLSAVFYLWGTHLELNEQKLKELGLTYKPLMFTSEKAWTVPGSEKLSAKSFEPPALTARKKYPLMVMVEGQFPDAFAGKERPAWPKPQPRPGEPVPPDDSETEPPAGNIEPKPSKMILLGCSEMFRKNFLQAGNLDLFLNCVDAVSLTEDLVNVRGRKPIDRTIEKPTDSQKMLWRTVNYTLSNAIVIAVGLAVYFIRRRSRLAYTMAQITSAETNR; encoded by the coding sequence ATGCGTAATATTTTATGTATATATCGAAGAGATTTAGCCTCTTATTTTACTTCACCTATTGGATATATCTTTATCATTGTATTTATTACTATTAGTGTTGGACTGTATATCACATCGTTTTTCAGTTTTCCAGTAGCGGATATGCGTCCTTACTTTGAAAATCTCCCGTTAATTCTGTGTGTTTTTATTCCTGCCATAACGATGCGTCTATGGGCAGAAGAACGCAAGGAAAATACATGGGAGATGCTATTAACCTTCCCTATGAAAGCGAGCGAATTAGTTTTAGGAAAGTTTCTATCGGCGTTAACCGTATTTGCGATTTCGCTTGCAATGACTTTTACGGTTCCTGTTATGTTGAAGAACCTTGGCAATCCGGACATGGGTGCCATTATAGGTGGTTATTTTGGAACTTTACTATTAGCCAGTTGTTTCCTTGCCTTAGGAATTTTTTTCTCAGGTTTTTGTAAAGACCAGATTGTCGCCTTTGTTATAACCTTACTGACCTGTTTGCTTCTGTTTTTGTTAGGGACTTCTTTTATAGCCTCATACATTGATGATAAACTACCCGGTTTGGGTTCATTGTTTTCCAATCTTTTAGGTGTTTTTAAGCATTTTGGGTCGTTTACGAAAGGGGTTATTGACCTTGCCGATGTAATATTTTTCCTTGTCTGGACGGTATTATTTCTCGTGTTGAATATTATGTATATTGACCAGAGAAACCGTCCCGGTGCCAAAATGATGTTTACAGTGGCGGTAGCGGTTTGTGTGGCTATTGGGTTGATGTTTAACTTTTTGATGGTAGGAACAAGCCTAAAACGTTTTGACCTGACAGAAGATAAAATTTATACTGTTTCGGAATCATCTGCAAAGATATTAAGACAGGTAGAGGTGCCTGTCCAGGTGAATGTTTATATCAGTCCGCAGGAAAGCATGCCTACTGCCATGAAAGATTTGGAACAGAATATCAAAGATAAACTTGAAGAATTGAAGATTGCCGCGGGCGGAAAATTGAACTATAAAACGATTTATCTGGATGTATCCAATCTGTTTTCGGATCAGGATGAGATGTTTGCTCAGGAGAAGAAGAAAAATGAGACAGAAGAAGAAACGGTAGAACGCCGACTTCTGGATAAAGGTGTAAAACCGTTCAATGTTCGAGCTATCAGTCAGGATGAAGTAACGAATAAATTAGTGTATTCTTCGATCGGTGTGGCATATAAAGACAAACCCGAAGAGATAATTCCTCAGATTGTTCCGGAGAATATCCAGGAATTGGAGTATCGTATAGTAAGTACAGTTTACAAACTTACACGTACAAAGGCACCGATTGTGGCTTTAGTGGCACCGAAAGAGGCGATTAATATAGACCCGCAGATGAGGCAGATGTTACAACAGATGGGGCAACAAATACCCCAGAGCGAAGACCCGTATGTTTATCTCGAAGAAATTTTGCGACAGGAAAAGTATGATGTTCGTCGTGTGGACATGACAAAAGAAAGTCCTCTGCCAGAGGAATATGATACATTAGTTGTAGTAAATCCTCGTAGTTTTAATGACCGTCAACGCTGGGAGATAAATCGGGCATTGCGTTCGGGTAAGTCCGTAGTGCTTGCAGTTCAAACCTATGAATGGGATTATCGGGCAACTCCTCGTGGTAATACCGTATCTAAGCGTGAGGAAAAGCCTGAAATTAATCCCTTGCTTGAAAATTACGGATTGAAAGTAAGTGAAGATATTCTGATGGATGAGAATAGTGTTACTTTGAATGTGCAGGGAGGAGGAGACCTGATGTCTCAATTGGTTGGACAACCCTTCCGTTTACCCATGCATATTTTAGTAACTCATGAGTCTATGGACCAGGAGACTTCAATAACCAATCGGCTTTCCGCTGTATTTTATCTATGGGGAACACATCTGGAATTGAACGAGCAAAAATTGAAGGAATTAGGTCTAACCTACAAACCTTTGATGTTTACCAGTGAAAAAGCATGGACAGTTCCGGGAAGTGAAAAACTTTCGGCAAAATCCTTTGAGCCACCCGCTTTAACAGCACGGAAGAAGTATCCATTGATGGTAATGGTAGAGGGACAATTCCCGGATGCCTTTGCAGGGAAAGAAAGACCTGCCTGGCCTAAACCGCAACCGCGTCCGGGTGAACCCGTTCCTCCAGATGATTCTGAAACGGAACCCCCAGCGGGAAATATTGAACCGAAACCATCCAAGATGATTTTATTAGGTTGTTCTGAAATGTTCCGTAAGAACTTTTTACAGGCGGGTAATCTTGATTTATTCCTGAACTGTGTGGATGCGGTTTCTCTAACGGAAGACCTTGTAAATGTGAGAGGTCGTAAACCGATTGACCGCACAATTGAAAAACCAACGGATAGTCAGAAGATGCTATGGCGAACAGTGAATTATACCTTATCCAATGCGATTGTAATTGCCGTGGGGCTGGCTGTGTATTTTATACGCCGTCGTTCACGCCTTGCCTATACAATGGCTCAAATTACATCCGCAGAAACAAATCGTTAA
- a CDS encoding ATP-binding cassette domain-containing protein: MIQVTDLTMHYGPVVALDRISFEVRKGEVVGLLGPNGAGKSTTMKILTTYLYPTAGKAVVAGYDVTQQPLKVRQVIGYLPEVLPLYMDMEVSSYLKFVGQARGLSGARLNHRMELVVETCGLKPMFRKIIRELSKGYRQRTALAQALIHDPEVVILDEPTSGLDPHQILEIRHLIDELAKDKTVILSTHILQEVEATADRIVIINRGKIVGDGTIEELRSRAKDSERYLFTVSGEQSEVQKYISGISGVKKVQFINSQDGFSSFVVISKLGMPVWRELNELAQNQRWTIKELSEKPLSLEETFLTLTEKEKPEMELTERRRATHA; encoded by the coding sequence ATGATACAAGTTACAGACTTAACAATGCACTACGGTCCTGTTGTGGCGTTAGACCGCATCTCTTTTGAGGTTCGAAAGGGCGAGGTTGTCGGTCTACTGGGACCCAATGGTGCGGGAAAATCTACCACAATGAAGATTTTAACCACATATCTATACCCAACTGCGGGTAAAGCCGTCGTTGCAGGTTATGATGTAACACAGCAGCCATTAAAAGTTCGACAGGTTATTGGCTACCTTCCCGAAGTATTGCCTCTTTATATGGATATGGAAGTCAGTTCTTATTTGAAATTTGTGGGGCAAGCCCGGGGATTAAGTGGTGCCCGATTAAATCATCGGATGGAATTAGTTGTGGAGACCTGTGGACTGAAGCCGATGTTTCGCAAGATAATCCGTGAGTTATCCAAAGGGTATCGCCAGCGAACGGCTTTAGCACAGGCATTAATCCATGACCCGGAGGTCGTTATTCTTGATGAACCTACTTCAGGTTTAGACCCGCATCAGATTTTAGAAATACGACACCTTATTGATGAACTTGCCAAAGATAAAACCGTTATTCTTTCTACACATATCTTGCAGGAGGTAGAAGCCACCGCAGACCGTATCGTGATTATTAATCGAGGTAAAATTGTGGGTGATGGCACAATTGAGGAACTTCGGAGTAGAGCCAAGGATTCGGAACGATATCTGTTTACTGTATCCGGAGAACAGAGTGAAGTTCAGAAATATATTTCTGGAATAAGTGGTGTGAAGAAAGTTCAGTTTATAAACAGTCAGGATGGATTTTCTTCCTTCGTTGTTATTAGCAAGTTGGGTATGCCGGTATGGCGTGAATTGAATGAGTTAGCACAAAATCAGCGTTGGACCATTAAAGAATTGTCGGAAAAACCCCTGAGTTTGGAAGAAACCTTCCTTACTTTAACGGAAAAGGAGAAACCCGAAATGGAACTTACAGAGAGAAGGAGGGCAACCCATGCGTAA
- a CDS encoding AAA family ATPase yields MIRRLQILHYKAFKYVDIQLEPFQIIVGPNGSGKSTFFDTICLIQDILREGPQNAIQKRVSQFKELLWKKEGEQFEIVLQMNIPEEIKRKLKDVEYNIVRYEISIHTDNINGISIRDENLWLIRKDNGSVYKNGKKEREPDLFPQELIAPEHIVVSRRKKTPPG; encoded by the coding sequence ATGATTAGACGCTTACAAATTTTGCATTACAAAGCGTTTAAGTATGTTGATATACAACTTGAACCCTTCCAAATAATAGTAGGACCGAATGGCAGTGGTAAAAGTACTTTCTTTGATACGATTTGTTTAATTCAGGATATTCTCCGAGAAGGACCTCAAAATGCAATTCAGAAAAGGGTGTCTCAATTTAAGGAATTATTATGGAAAAAAGAGGGGGAACAATTTGAAATTGTTTTGCAAATGAATATTCCCGAAGAAATAAAAAGGAAATTAAAGGATGTTGAATATAATATAGTTCGTTATGAAATATCTATACATACTGATAACATTAACGGGATTAGCATTCGAGATGAGAATCTTTGGTTAATAAGGAAAGATAATGGAAGTGTTTATAAAAATGGTAAAAAAGAAAGAGAGCCAGACCTGTTTCCTCAGGAGTTAATAGCGCCTGAGCATATTGTTGTTTCAAGGAGAAAAAAGACGCCGCCGGGTTAG
- a CDS encoding GLUG motif-containing protein, protein MNKFILSRFSVLFLLLVTVLIGSVSYADLIGLNTINQFTKTQVIYETILIDTVAKFKMIGKEVYLPLSGSYKLETDLDLSESETWNGGQGYEPIGNNISPFTGKFDGNGHKIRGVYINRPSEDNMGIFGVVGTSGVIENLGVEDYVIIGNEQVGGIAGKNLGKIEKCYSKGIIEAINNVGGLVGLNQGNVKNSFSMSYIKGDIWVGGLIGRNEGGTIENTYAVGKVVGTVRYGGLIGANNSGTIISSYWDKDRSGLSTSSGGSGKTTTQMGNKATYVDWDFESIWELAKAGNYPYLKVLGSVTFPEPGDISISTIEGLQQIGKSLDYPWFGNYVITTDIDANSTKLLNSGRGFEPISEFCGKINGNGHKITGLYINRPDIDNVGLIGRLVSGGKVSLLQLENCEITGDWKVGSIVGRNEGGTVENCKVINGRVGGNIYVGGLIGRSDSGSISLCSFTGTIEGYDTVGGLLGQNAGGVITSCNTNAQIAGDFYIAGLVGKQSKGSISESYTEGTINSEGSQFVGGFVGDNAGTITNCYTITNVTAYAFVGGFSATNSGTISKCYSAGVVKATSQTVGGFNGYDMKGTYTNVYWDMDVSTQMNSDGGYGLTTKEMKCSTSYMNWDFVGVWYMRRGLEYPVLRWQGDFEGELEGEDNCEGEGVIEGEEGEEEGSLEGEGAVEGTQEGIAEGEGTEEGANEGSIEGTHEGSIEGTHEGSAEGGKEGSVEGEGEGTPGPDKKCGCDGTNGNFFQDLWQHILDFILVGLLISLMSGMHLKKK, encoded by the coding sequence ATGAATAAGTTTATTCTTTCCCGTTTTAGTGTTTTATTCCTTCTTCTGGTAACTGTATTAATAGGTTCCGTTTCGTATGCGGATTTAATAGGACTGAACACAATAAATCAATTTACAAAAACACAAGTTATATACGAGACAATCTTGATAGATACTGTTGCGAAATTTAAAATGATAGGGAAAGAAGTATATTTGCCCCTGAGTGGGAGTTATAAACTTGAAACGGATTTGGATTTGAGTGAAAGTGAGACATGGAATGGGGGTCAAGGCTATGAACCTATTGGGAATAATATATCGCCTTTTACGGGGAAGTTTGATGGCAATGGGCATAAAATAAGAGGGGTATATATTAATCGTCCGAGTGAAGATAATATGGGTATATTTGGAGTTGTAGGAACTTCGGGTGTAATAGAAAATTTAGGTGTTGAGGATTATGTAATAATTGGAAATGAACAGGTAGGTGGAATTGCAGGTAAAAACTTAGGGAAGATAGAGAAGTGTTATTCAAAAGGTATTATAGAAGCAATTAACAATGTTGGTGGGCTTGTCGGATTAAATCAGGGAAATGTAAAGAATAGTTTTTCAATGAGTTATATTAAAGGCGATATATGGGTTGGAGGGTTAATTGGACGAAATGAAGGAGGGACTATTGAAAATACTTATGCCGTAGGTAAGGTAGTGGGAACTGTTCGTTACGGTGGTTTGATAGGAGCCAATAATAGCGGGACGATTATATCGAGTTATTGGGACAAAGACAGGTCAGGTTTGAGCACTTCATCCGGGGGAAGTGGAAAGACCACAACACAAATGGGCAATAAAGCAACTTATGTGGACTGGGATTTTGAGAGTATCTGGGAATTGGCAAAAGCCGGTAATTATCCTTATTTGAAAGTATTAGGCTCCGTAACATTTCCAGAGCCGGGGGACATTTCTATTTCTACTATTGAAGGATTACAGCAGATTGGCAAGAGTTTAGATTATCCATGGTTTGGTAATTATGTGATTACAACAGATATTGATGCAAATTCTACAAAGTTATTGAATTCGGGTAGAGGTTTTGAACCGATTTCTGAATTTTGTGGCAAGATAAATGGTAATGGGCATAAGATTACGGGTTTATATATCAATCGTCCTGATATAGATAATGTAGGACTTATAGGTCGCTTGGTCTCTGGTGGCAAGGTATCTTTACTTCAATTAGAAAATTGTGAAATAACTGGGGACTGGAAAGTCGGCAGTATTGTTGGACGGAATGAAGGTGGAACAGTTGAAAATTGTAAGGTGATTAATGGACGGGTTGGAGGTAATATTTATGTCGGTGGTTTGATTGGGAGAAGTGACAGTGGCTCTATCTCTCTCTGTAGTTTTACAGGAACGATAGAAGGTTATGATACAGTCGGCGGATTGCTTGGGCAGAATGCAGGAGGTGTGATAACTTCATGTAATACGAATGCTCAAATTGCTGGTGATTTTTATATTGCTGGATTGGTTGGAAAGCAGAGTAAGGGTTCTATTTCGGAATCTTACACTGAAGGCACTATAAACTCCGAAGGTTCCCAGTTCGTAGGTGGTTTTGTTGGTGATAATGCAGGGACAATTACCAATTGCTACACAATTACCAATGTTACTGCGTACGCCTTTGTTGGAGGATTTTCAGCAACAAATTCGGGAACAATTTCAAAATGTTACTCGGCAGGTGTTGTAAAGGCAACATCACAAACAGTAGGTGGGTTCAATGGTTATGATATGAAGGGGACATATACCAATGTTTATTGGGATATGGATGTTTCTACACAGATGAATTCCGATGGAGGTTATGGGCTAACAACGAAAGAAATGAAATGCAGTACTTCTTATATGAATTGGGATTTTGTGGGTGTATGGTATATGCGTCGTGGGCTTGAATATCCCGTGTTAAGGTGGCAAGGGGATTTTGAAGGTGAGTTAGAAGGTGAAGATAATTGTGAGGGTGAAGGAGTTATAGAAGGTGAAGAAGGAGAGGAAGAGGGAAGTTTAGAAGGAGAAGGTGCTGTTGAAGGAACGCAGGAAGGTATTGCAGAAGGGGAAGGGACAGAGGAAGGCGCAAATGAAGGTTCTATTGAAGGCACACATGAAGGCTCTATTGAAGGCACACATGAAGGGAGTGCGGAAGGTGGAAAGGAAGGGAGTGTTGAAGGTGAAGGTGAAGGGACACCCGGTCCAGATAAAAAGTGTGGTTGTGATGGGACAAACGGGAATTTTTTCCAGGATTTATGGCAACATATTTTGGACTTTATCTTAGTCGGATTGCTTATATCTTTGATGAGCGGTATGCACCTTAAAAAGAAATAG
- a CDS encoding ATP-binding protein — protein sequence MDGIQFLQLNSNNMRVSCRPDVPVSFQTDGSNLPKVIQNLKKKNPKAFTLWLEHIQSALPEVQDIQIRERKEDRFLYLSIIHKNGLELPSWVISDGTLRLLAQTIIPYLSEKDKIYMIEEPENGLHPLAIESIYQSLSSVYKSQVFLATHSPAILNLAKLKEILCFSKTESGSVDVIKGINHPKLKDWQETVNIASLHAAGVLQ from the coding sequence ATGGATGGGATACAATTTCTACAATTAAATAGTAATAATATGCGTGTTTCTTGTAGACCCGATGTCCCTGTGTCTTTTCAGACAGATGGTTCTAATTTACCAAAGGTGATACAGAACTTAAAGAAAAAAAATCCGAAGGCTTTTACTTTATGGCTTGAACATATACAATCTGCCTTGCCGGAGGTCCAGGACATTCAAATAAGGGAAAGAAAAGAAGACAGATTTTTATATCTTAGTATTATTCACAAAAATGGTTTGGAATTGCCTTCATGGGTTATTTCTGACGGGACATTACGCCTTTTAGCACAAACAATTATTCCTTATTTATCAGAAAAAGATAAGATATATATGATTGAGGAGCCTGAAAACGGTTTACATCCCCTTGCTATAGAAAGCATATATCAATCGCTTTCTTCGGTATATAAAAGTCAGGTATTTTTAGCAACTCATTCGCCTGCAATATTAAATCTTGCCAAATTAAAAGAAATTTTATGTTTCTCGAAAACAGAATCGGGTAGCGTAGATGTAATAAAGGGTATAAATCATCCCAAACTTAAAGATTGGCAGGAAACGGTGAATATTGCTTCGCTTCATGCGGCCGGGGTATTGCAATGA
- a CDS encoding ABC transporter ATP-binding protein: MSTIIQRQKKLLSIKNLTICLHTRHGDIFPVQNISCGIEEHEIIGIVGESGSGKSVFALSLAHLLPEEMVHIEADEIKFSNYDLKNLSKREWQTIRGAMISYVFQDSLVALNPHLTVGYQLTEPLQIHYKYPSEKSKQIAIEYLKAVQIPDPELQMKRYPHHLSGGMRQRIAIAMALILKPKLLIADEPTTALDATLQAQILDLFKKLHEEKPFTMIIITHDLSLVAGLCHRVWIMYAGKILETAPVDQLFQNPLHPYTHALLSLKRNIGSRKRLQSLPGKPPDLKTLVERCPFAERCPYAVEKCYAQPITTTEMEPLHSTTCLRVINHEIELKA, from the coding sequence ATGAGTACTATTATACAAAGACAGAAAAAATTGCTATCTATTAAAAATCTGACGATATGTCTCCACACAAGACATGGAGATATTTTTCCTGTACAGAATATTTCCTGCGGAATTGAAGAACATGAAATAATCGGAATTGTAGGAGAGTCTGGCTCAGGGAAAAGCGTCTTTGCTTTATCTCTTGCTCATCTTTTACCTGAAGAAATGGTTCATATTGAAGCAGACGAAATAAAATTTTCGAATTATGATTTAAAAAATCTTTCTAAAAGAGAGTGGCAAACAATTCGAGGAGCCATGATAAGTTATGTTTTCCAAGATTCCTTGGTTGCACTTAATCCTCATCTCACAGTAGGTTATCAGTTAACGGAACCCTTGCAAATCCATTATAAATATCCTTCAGAAAAGTCAAAACAAATTGCGATAGAATACCTAAAAGCAGTCCAGATTCCTGACCCGGAATTGCAGATGAAACGATACCCGCATCATCTCTCGGGAGGTATGCGTCAGCGTATTGCAATAGCTATGGCTCTTATTTTAAAACCTAAACTTTTAATTGCAGATGAACCCACTACCGCTCTGGATGCTACTTTACAAGCACAGATATTAGATTTGTTCAAAAAATTACATGAAGAAAAGCCATTCACCATGATAATTATCACTCATGACCTAAGCCTGGTTGCTGGGCTTTGCCATCGTGTCTGGATTATGTATGCCGGTAAAATATTAGAAACCGCACCCGTAGACCAACTTTTCCAAAACCCACTTCACCCTTATACCCATGCTTTACTTTCGTTAAAGAGAAATATTGGTTCCCGAAAAAGATTACAAAGTTTACCCGGAAAACCACCGGATTTAAAAACTCTTGTAGAACGCTGTCCTTTTGCTGAGCGTTGTCCTTACGCTGTAGAAAAATGTTATGCTCAACCTATTACCACTACAGAAATGGAACCTCTCCACTCTACAACATGCCTGCGTGTCATAAATCATGAGATTGAGTTGAAAGCATAA